Proteins encoded within one genomic window of Methanosarcina barkeri str. Wiesmoor:
- a CDS encoding phosphatase PAP2 family protein codes for MISSNQLDFMIMLSLIFSVPAGYYIFVPEPLRPKYYYGNLESPGILEILPYVSSAAFIFILMDSQREISNLLGLSPSLNYDRYMLMLEGTKVSIFQSIANPTLTYFCGAVYLVGFPFLLIFTFILFLFSQDDEALKEYTITFILIYLIAYVFYIFFPVNVTGHVLPGVIPLLYQLNPAILGIVTICSPRLNNCFPSLHAALSVMATMFILFKTDLRRYKVFAVGTTIFILFSILYLGIHWITDMIGGIILALVSYFVAIRIFKKRFKDESTRFYMR; via the coding sequence ATGATATCCTCAAATCAATTAGACTTTATGATAATGCTGTCTCTGATATTTTCAGTGCCAGCAGGCTATTATATTTTTGTGCCGGAACCTCTTCGGCCCAAATACTATTATGGAAACCTTGAGTCGCCTGGAATTTTGGAGATTCTACCTTATGTATCTTCGGCTGCATTTATCTTCATACTTATGGATTCACAAAGAGAAATTTCAAACCTCCTGGGTCTCAGTCCCTCTCTCAATTATGATAGATATATGTTGATGCTAGAAGGCACTAAAGTGAGTATTTTCCAGAGCATAGCCAATCCAACGCTGACATACTTTTGCGGAGCAGTTTATCTGGTTGGATTTCCATTCCTTTTGATCTTTACATTTATATTATTCCTGTTTAGCCAAGATGATGAGGCTCTTAAAGAGTATACAATTACTTTTATACTTATATATTTGATAGCCTACGTTTTTTACATATTTTTCCCAGTAAATGTGACCGGACATGTATTGCCAGGAGTGATCCCTTTGCTATATCAATTGAATCCGGCCATCTTGGGGATAGTAACTATCTGTAGTCCCCGTCTTAACAATTGCTTCCCAAGCCTGCATGCAGCACTCTCGGTAATGGCAACGATGTTTATACTTTTTAAGACAGATCTCAGGCGTTACAAGGTTTTTGCAGTAGGAACAACCATTTTCATCCTTTTTTCAATACTGTATCTTGGCATACACTGGATTACGGATATGATTGGTGGGATTATACTCGCTCTTGTTTCTTATTTCGTAGCTATTCGAATTTTTAAAAAGAGGTTCAAGGATGAAAGTACTCG